The Cyanobacteriota bacterium genome segment CTGGGATCAAAGAGCGCCTCTGTGACGAGGAAGGCAAACTGCGTCGATTTGTGAATTTCTACGTCAACAGCGAAGACATTCGCTTCCTTGAGGGGCAACAAACGCCGTTGAAGGATGGGGATGAGGTGAGTATCGTACCTGCGATCGCAGGAGGCTAGCTCTTTTGGATGATGGCAGATGCTCTTCGCTGATCGCCTACGGATCCAGATCCCACGGGCAAGGTTCCATAAGCAATTACCTAGTCAAGCAATAGTAGATTGCTAACCATCCAGCGAAGAGCTATTCATCATAATATTGACATGTCATTCAACAGCTTGGAGGAGTCATGAGCGACGAGACTGCAAAGCAGGCACCAGCCGCTAGTGAAGAAGAATCAGCAGCTACA includes the following:
- a CDS encoding MoaD/ThiS family protein; translated protein: GIKERLCDEEGKLRRFVNFYVNSEDIRFLEGQQTPLKDGDEVSIVPAIAGG